CGACGTTGCGTTCGACGTTGCGTTCGAAGCCGTACGCCACTCACATCGCCATGCTGCTGGCCGCCGCGTCGTTCGCGCTGCCGGCTGTTGCACGGGCACAGGACAACCGCCCGGTGGTGGTCGTCTTCACGTTCGACAACAGCTCCATGGGCCCGGGGCACGCCGACTTCGAGGGCATCCGCACCGCCGTGCAGGATCTGCTCATCACCGACATGGCGTCCAACACCAAGATCCGCCTGATCGATCGCGCGCGCATCGCCGAGGTGTTGCAGGAACAGAACATGGTGCAGAACGGCCAGATCGATCCGCAAACCGCGGTGCGCCTGGGCAAGCTCTTCGGCGCGCAATACGCCGTGACCGGCGCGTTCATCAGCGACCCGCATGGCAAGGCCATTCTGACGGCACACACGATCGACGTCGAGACGTCGCAGATCGCGAATCCGAATTCGGTGAACGGGACGACGGACGACGTGCTCGGTATGATCGCGCAGCTGTCGTCGCGGCTCGCCAGCAATCTGAATCTCGCGCCGAAGCCGGGTGCCGCGCGTCGTACGGGCGATGCCGGTACGGGCGCCAAGTCCGAGCCGGCACAGAGCGGCGCGCCCGCATCGAAGGCCGTCGAAACGTTCGCCAAGCCCGTCGCGGAAGAGGCGATGAAGATCAAACTCGATCCGGCAACGGTCAGAGTCTACTCGAGCGCCATCGACGAAGCCGACAAGAAGAACAAGGCGAAGGCTACTGATCTGTTCAGGCAGGTGCTGGCGAAATACCCCAAGTTTGAGCCCGCGCAGCGGCAGCTCGATCGCCTAACGCACTAAATCAGTCAGGGGCGTATACGCCCGATCGCGACGGTGATGTTGTCTTTCCCGCCCCGATCGAGCGCCAGCTCCACGAGGGCTCGGCACGCCTGTTCGGAGCTCGTCATCGTGCGCAAATGCTCGGCGATCTCGTCGTCGCTGACGTGGCGCGTCAAACCGTCGCTGCAGACAAGCTGCACGGCTCCCCGTTCGCGAATGTCCACGCGGGTGACGACGGGCATCGCCATGTCGCCGCCGATCGCGCTGGATAACACATGGTGGAACGGCGACGCGTGCGCCTGCGACTCCGTGAGCACGCCCCGTTCGACGAGATCCATCGCGACCGTCTGATCGCGCGAGACCTGCCGCAGCTTGCCCTGCGAAAAGAAGTAGTACCGGCTGTCGCCGACCTGCACGACATACAGCCAGGGCCACACGACGAGGCCCAGCGTGAGCGTGGTCGCGTTGATATCACCGCCGTGCTGCGCTTCGGAGTCGGCACGGACGGCGTCGTGCGCCTCCATTGCCGCCGCGTGCAGGGCATCGAGAAACTCGCGGTCCTGCGCGGTGCCGACGGCGTGGTAGCAGCGCAGCGACGACGCGACGTACCGCGTGACCGCCTCGGTCGCGATGCGACTCGCGTCTTCCCCGGCAACTCCACCCCCGACACCGTCCGCCACGAGTAGAACGGTCGCCAGGCGCTGGCCGCGCAGCGGCAGCGTGTCCACGTTCGGCAGACTCGTGGCGTGCACCACGACTTGCGGATGCACCGTCGCGAGCAGGAAGTGATCCTGATTCTCAGCGCGAACGTGTCCCGGATGCGTCATGCCGAACAAATCCAATTCCTCGTCACGCGGACGAGGACCCGCCGGTGGCGACGGCGGCGTAGCGAACAGTTCGGCGAGCTTCATTCGTCCGGGTGTCATGCGAGGCATGAGTTTGGAGTACTTTCGCACCATTCGGCAAGTGCGGCCCGCACGGTCCAGGCGGATGCTGGCTCGCAGATTGGCTCGCCGGTATGTTTGCGAGTTCCCGCCCAGCGATCCGCGCCCGACGATCTCATCCCCATCCGTGAAGCCGCTTCTCATCGCAGCGCTCGGCCAGCCTGTTTCGGCGGCGCCCATTGGACGCAGAGAGGACGACGTCGAGCTGCGGCGCGTGCCGGTGCTTCCCGCGCCCGGGACGCTCGATGTCGCCCGGCCAACGGTGATTCTGCTCGACCGATCTCTGCTCGCCTCCGCGGGCGGCGACACGCAGCGCGTGATCGACTTGGCGCGCGATGCCGCAATCGTGGGCGTGGGCGATGCCGGCGAAGCGGAGCCGCCGTCGGATTTCCCGCTCGACCTGTTGACCAGCTACGCCGCCTCGGACGCGCCGGCAGCGACGCTCCGCGCGCTTCTCCGCGGCGCGATGCGCCACGCGGCGACGCTCGTTGCGGCGCGGCGCGCCGAACAACAGGTCGAGGAGCGCCATCGCGAGCTCAAGGAGCTCACCAGCGTCGGCGTCGCGCTCTCCACCGAGCGCGATCTGCTCACGCTGCTCGAGATGATTCTGAATCAGGCGCGCCGCATTACCGACAGCGACGCCGGTTCGCTGTATCTGACCGAGCGCCCGGAGCATGGCGCCGCGGCGACGCTGTTGCGATTCAAGCTCTCGCAGAATCACACACTGCCGGCGCTGCCGCTCACGGAGTTCACCGTTCCAATCGACCACGCGAGCCTGGCGGGCTACGCGGCGGCGACCGGCGAGCCGCTCGTGATCGCCGACGTGTACCTGCTGCCTGACGACGTCACGTACAAGCAGAATCGCAGCTTCGACGAGAAGTTCGGTTATCGGACGAAATCGATGCTCGTGATTCCGATGAAGACGCATCGCGACGAGGTGATCGGCGTGCTGCAGCTCATCAATCGCAAGCGCGACGCGGCCGTGCGCTTGACGTCGGCCGAGGCCACCGATCGAGAGGTTGTGGCGTATGACCAGCGCGCCGTGGAGCTCGTGAGCGCGCTCGCGTCCCAAGCGGCGGTGGCGATCGAGAACAGCAGGTTGTACGAGGACATCGAGCGGCTCTTCGAGGGCTTCGTGACCGCCGCCGTCACGGCGATCGAGTCGCGGGATCCGACGACGTCCGGGCATTCGAGCCGGGTCGCCGCGCTTACCGTGGGGTTGGCGGAGGCGGTGGATCGCGGCGGCGAGGGGCCGTACCGGGCCGTGCACTTCACGCGCGAACAGATTCGCGAGCTGCGCTACGCCGGCCTGCTGCACGACTTCGGCAAAGTTGGCGTTAGAGAACAGGTATTAGTAAAACAGAAAAAACTCTACGCGCCCGATTTGGCGATCATCAAGAATCGATTCGCGTATTTACTCCAGGCGGCGGACCTGAGCTTCGAGCGCGAGCGGGCGGACGTGCTGCTGGCCGGCGGCCGCGACGCGCACGAAGCCGCGCTGGAACGGCTACACGAGGCGCGCCGCACGTCGCGCGAGCGACTCGAGCGCTACCTCGACGCCATCGTCAAGGCAAACGAGCCGACGATCCTGCCGGAAGGCAGCTTCGACGAGCTGCGCGACATCAATCGCCAGACGTACGTCGATTTCGAGGGCGTCGAACGCCCGTTGCTCGAAGACGCCGAGCTGCAATTTCTGATGATCCGCAAAGGCAATCTCGACGACCGCGAGCGCCGCGAGATCGAGTCGCACGTCACGCACACGTACCGCTTTCTCGAGCAGATTCCAT
Above is a window of Gemmatimonadaceae bacterium DNA encoding:
- a CDS encoding CsgG/HfaB family protein, giving the protein MLRSTLRSTLRSKPYATHIAMLLAAASFALPAVARAQDNRPVVVVFTFDNSSMGPGHADFEGIRTAVQDLLITDMASNTKIRLIDRARIAEVLQEQNMVQNGQIDPQTAVRLGKLFGAQYAVTGAFISDPHGKAILTAHTIDVETSQIANPNSVNGTTDDVLGMIAQLSSRLASNLNLAPKPGAARRTGDAGTGAKSEPAQSGAPASKAVETFAKPVAEEAMKIKLDPATVRVYSSAIDEADKKNKAKATDLFRQVLAKYPKFEPAQRQLDRLTH
- a CDS encoding PP2C family serine/threonine-protein phosphatase — protein: MPRMTPGRMKLAELFATPPSPPAGPRPRDEELDLFGMTHPGHVRAENQDHFLLATVHPQVVVHATSLPNVDTLPLRGQRLATVLLVADGVGGGVAGEDASRIATEAVTRYVASSLRCYHAVGTAQDREFLDALHAAAMEAHDAVRADSEAQHGGDINATTLTLGLVVWPWLYVVQVGDSRYYFFSQGKLRQVSRDQTVAMDLVERGVLTESQAHASPFHHVLSSAIGGDMAMPVVTRVDIRERGAVQLVCSDGLTRHVSDDEIAEHLRTMTSSEQACRALVELALDRGGKDNITVAIGRIRP
- a CDS encoding HD domain-containing phosphohydrolase; amino-acid sequence: MKPLLIAALGQPVSAAPIGRREDDVELRRVPVLPAPGTLDVARPTVILLDRSLLASAGGDTQRVIDLARDAAIVGVGDAGEAEPPSDFPLDLLTSYAASDAPAATLRALLRGAMRHAATLVAARRAEQQVEERHRELKELTSVGVALSTERDLLTLLEMILNQARRITDSDAGSLYLTERPEHGAAATLLRFKLSQNHTLPALPLTEFTVPIDHASLAGYAAATGEPLVIADVYLLPDDVTYKQNRSFDEKFGYRTKSMLVIPMKTHRDEVIGVLQLINRKRDAAVRLTSAEATDREVVAYDQRAVELVSALASQAAVAIENSRLYEDIERLFEGFVTAAVTAIESRDPTTSGHSSRVAALTVGLAEAVDRGGEGPYRAVHFTREQIRELRYAGLLHDFGKVGVREQVLVKQKKLYAPDLAIIKNRFAYLLQAADLSFERERADVLLAGGRDAHEAALERLHEARRTSRERLERYLDAIVKANEPTILPEGSFDELRDINRQTYVDFEGVERPLLEDAELQFLMIRKGNLDDRERREIESHVTHTYRFLEQIPWTRELKGIPEIAYGHHEKLNGRGYPRAVTGDAIPVQTRMMTISDIFDALTATDRPYKRAVPWARALDILRMEAKDGMLDADLLDSFIAARVFDTVLSGTSE